One Ochotona princeps isolate mOchPri1 chromosome 25, mOchPri1.hap1, whole genome shotgun sequence genomic region harbors:
- the LOC131477959 gene encoding DBH-like monooxygenase protein 2, giving the protein MNGAPVPDIQVYGYLLHTHLAGRALQAVQYRSSSQLRTICKDDSYDFYLQETRDLPARVEIKPGDELLVECHYETLGCDSITFGGPSTINEMCLIFLFYYPRNNISSCHGYPDIISVAHELGEEVSDPMEGMMAMSSVEWTPENIKKAEKACKEAQLTVLIKTIDELVENTTGWIPDIIPTPRGPCLESSGGKVEPQDKTPAGSRAAPMPLSSSSAAPLRCLPLTALLCMQGALSRLLGTLQTDL; this is encoded by the exons ATGAATGGGGCCCCAGTGCCAGACATACAGGTATATGGCTACCTGCTCCATACCCACTTGGCTGGGCGAGCTCTGCAGGCTGTACAATACAGG TCATCTTCTCAACTCCGAACAATCTGTAAAGATGATTCCTATGACTTCTATCTGCAGGAGACTCGAGATTTGCCAGCTCGAGTGGAGATTAAGCCG GGTGATGAATTGCTGGTTGAATGTCACTACGAGACCCTGGGTTGTGACTCCATCACTTTC gGAGGTCCTAGCACTATTAATGAGATGTGCCTCATCTTCCTCTTCTACTATCCCCGAAATAACATCTCCAGCTGCCACGGGTATCCTGACATCATCTCTGTAGCCCATGAGCTGGGGGAAGAGGTGTCTGA TCCCATGGAGGGCATGATGGCCATGAGCAGTGTTGAGTGGACACCAGAGAACATTAAGAAGGCCGAGAAAGCCTGCAAGGAGGCCCAGCTGACTGTGTTAATCAAGACTATTGAT GAGCTTGTAGAAAACACCACAGGCTGGATTCCAGACATCATTCCCACTCCTCGGGGACCCTGCTTAGAATCTTCAGGAGGCAAAGTGGAGCCCCAGGATAAGACCCCTGCAGGCTCCAGAGCTGCTCCAATGCCCCTGTCCAGCTCCAGTGCTGCTCCCCTGAGATGCCTTCCCCTGACAGCCCTCCTGTGCATGCAGGGTGCCCTCTCAAGGCTCCTAGGCACGCTGCAGACTGACTTGTGA